One window of Candidatus Poribacteria bacterium genomic DNA carries:
- a CDS encoding radical SAM protein, with the protein MIGISRLLNGTVTTGDALRYGRSTARGPAHLLHYSDDKKPVVVWNCTQRCNLRCIHCYANSRNQEYPGELTTDEAMRFMDDLAAYKVPTVLFSGGEPLMRPDLFEIAEHARGVGLRAVLSTNGTLIDDETADRIRDAGFTYAGISLDGIGAVHDRIRGVKGAFEDTLEGLRRVRDRGVRVGLRFTVHAKNVQELPAIFELMAQESIPRCCIYHLAYAGRGEKLSRYDLTPEETRSALDLIFEQARLFHQRGIDLDLLTVDNHTDNAYLYMRLREDDPDRAEDVLKLLQWNGGNQSGIAIAAVDPRGNVHPDQFSWEHTFGNVRERAFGDIWMDRTHPYLAILKDRKSHLKGRCAVCKWQGICNGNLRIRAESYFGDPLAPDPGCYLTDEECGIQPGTPEAAAAAEFLVPIQVNSPQSQSATHTA; encoded by the coding sequence ATGATTGGAATCTCACGCCTTCTGAACGGCACGGTGACAACCGGAGATGCGCTGCGATACGGGCGATCCACCGCCCGGGGTCCCGCCCACCTCCTCCACTATTCCGACGACAAGAAGCCCGTCGTCGTGTGGAACTGCACGCAGCGATGCAATCTGCGCTGCATCCACTGCTACGCGAACTCGCGGAACCAGGAATACCCCGGCGAGCTGACGACCGACGAGGCGATGCGGTTCATGGACGACCTCGCCGCCTACAAGGTTCCCACCGTGCTCTTCTCCGGCGGCGAACCCCTGATGCGCCCCGACCTCTTCGAGATCGCCGAGCACGCTCGCGGGGTCGGGCTCCGAGCCGTCCTCTCGACGAACGGGACGCTCATCGACGACGAGACGGCGGACCGCATCCGCGACGCGGGGTTCACCTACGCCGGCATCAGCCTCGACGGCATCGGCGCCGTGCATGACCGCATCCGGGGGGTCAAGGGCGCGTTCGAGGACACGCTCGAAGGACTGCGACGGGTCCGCGACCGAGGCGTGCGGGTCGGGCTGCGCTTCACGGTTCACGCGAAGAACGTCCAGGAACTTCCGGCGATCTTCGAGCTGATGGCGCAGGAAAGCATCCCGCGTTGCTGCATCTACCACCTGGCGTATGCCGGGCGCGGCGAGAAGCTGAGCCGCTATGACCTGACGCCGGAGGAGACGCGGTCGGCACTCGACCTGATCTTCGAGCAGGCGCGGCTGTTCCACCAGCGCGGCATCGATCTCGACCTGCTGACCGTCGACAACCACACGGACAACGCCTACCTCTACATGCGGCTCCGGGAAGACGATCCCGACCGCGCGGAAGACGTCCTCAAGCTGCTCCAGTGGAACGGTGGGAACCAGTCCGGCATCGCCATAGCGGCGGTCGATCCGAGAGGCAACGTCCATCCCGACCAGTTCTCGTGGGAACACACGTTCGGCAACGTGCGCGAGCGCGCCTTCGGCGACATCTGGATGGATCGCACCCATCCCTATCTGGCGATCCTCAAGGATCGCAAGAGCCACCTGAAGGGCAGATGCGCCGTCTGCAAGTGGCAGGGGATCTGCAACGGGAACCTGCGGATCCGAGCGGAGAGCTACTTCGGCGATCCGCTCGCTCCCGACCCCGGCTGCTACCTGACCGACGAGGAGTGCGGCATCCAGCCGGGAACCCCCGAAGCCGCCGCCGCTGCCGAGTTCTTGGTTCCCATTCAGGTGAACTCTCCCCAGTCCCAGTCCGCCACACACACGGCGTAG
- a CDS encoding TIGR04053 family radical SAM/SPASM domain-containing protein, producing the protein MTEIDFNESPFTVIWEVTRACAFACVHCRAEAQHRRHADELTTEEGFKLLEDIKSFGNPIMVFTGGDPMMRRDLFDLLGKSVQLGLRTSLTPTATALVTRERLERVRDVGVLRIALSLDGPDAQTHDFFRGFAGSFARTMEILETAQDLGMSLQVNTTVSRYNRDKLDDMTPFLEKYGIVQWSVFFLVPTGRGQTADMITAEEHEEVFNWLWELSKHAPFDIKATAAQHFRRVAIQRERQAQRESGERGPVRFAGAGFRYADGLHRPMQGVNDGKGLVFVSHVGDVYPSGFLPICDGNVRVKSLVDIYRNAPLFRELRDPDLLKGKCGRCEYRVVCGGNRGRAYALTGDYLASEPMCNHDPMMEAMASV; encoded by the coding sequence ATGACCGAGATCGACTTCAACGAATCGCCCTTCACGGTCATCTGGGAGGTCACGCGCGCGTGCGCGTTCGCATGCGTCCACTGTCGCGCCGAAGCGCAGCATCGCCGCCATGCCGACGAGCTGACGACCGAGGAGGGGTTCAAGCTCCTCGAAGACATCAAGTCGTTCGGTAACCCGATCATGGTGTTCACGGGCGGCGACCCGATGATGCGCCGCGATCTGTTCGACCTGCTGGGCAAGAGCGTCCAGCTCGGGCTGCGCACGTCGCTGACCCCGACGGCAACCGCGCTCGTCACGCGCGAGCGCCTCGAACGCGTCCGCGACGTCGGCGTGCTGCGGATCGCGCTCAGCCTCGACGGACCCGACGCGCAGACACACGATTTCTTCCGGGGGTTCGCCGGCTCGTTCGCGCGGACGATGGAGATTCTCGAGACGGCGCAGGACCTCGGCATGAGCTTGCAGGTCAACACGACCGTCAGCCGGTACAACCGCGACAAGTTGGACGACATGACCCCCTTCCTCGAAAAGTACGGGATCGTCCAGTGGTCCGTGTTCTTCCTCGTCCCGACGGGCAGAGGTCAGACCGCCGACATGATCACCGCCGAGGAGCACGAGGAGGTCTTCAACTGGCTGTGGGAGCTCTCCAAGCACGCGCCGTTCGACATCAAGGCGACGGCCGCCCAGCACTTCCGGCGCGTCGCGATCCAGCGCGAGCGGCAAGCTCAGCGCGAATCGGGTGAACGCGGACCCGTGCGCTTCGCAGGAGCCGGATTCCGGTATGCGGACGGACTGCATCGCCCGATGCAGGGCGTCAACGACGGCAAGGGCCTGGTGTTCGTCTCGCATGTTGGCGACGTGTACCCCAGTGGGTTCCTGCCGATTTGTGACGGCAACGTGCGCGTGAAGTCGCTGGTAGACATCTACCGGAACGCGCCGCTCTTCCGCGAACTGCGCGATCCCGACTTGCTCAAGGGCAAGTGCGGGCGGTGCGAGTACCGCGTCGTGTGCGGCGGGAACCGAGGGCGCGCCTACGCGCTGACGGGGGACTACCTCGCGTCCGAACCCATGTGCAACCACGACCCGATGATGGAGGCAATGGCGTCCGTCTGA